GACCCGCAGTACGCCGACCGGCTGGAACGGGAGGCAGCCGCGCTGAAGGAACGGTTCAACCGGGACTTCTGGCTGCCCGACCGGGAGTACTACGCGCTGGCGCTGGACGCCGACGGCCGCCAGGTCGACGCACTCAGCTCCAACATCGGGCACCTGCTCTGGAGCGGCATCGTGGACGAGTCGCGGGCCGGTGCGGTCGCCGCCCACCTGCTCGGTCCCCGCCTCTTCTCCGGCTGGGGCATTCGCACCCTCGCCGACGACCAGGGTCGGTACAACCCGATCGGCTACCATGTCGGCACGGTCTGGCCGTTCGACAATTCGCTTATCGCCTGGGGGCTGTGGAAGTACGGCTTCCGGGAGGAGGCCGGGCGGATCTGTGAATCGATGCTCGGCGCGTCGCGCTACTTCGCCGGCCGGCTACCTGAGGCTTTCGCCGGGTACGAACGCGACCTCACCGAGTACCCGGTGCAGTATCCGACCGCGTGCAGTCCGCAGGCGTGGTCGGCGGGCACGCCGATGCTGCTGTTGCGGGTCATGCTCGGGCTGGAACCGCAGGGCGAGCATCTGATCATCGACCCGTACGTGCCGGCCGGGATGGGTCGGGTGGAACTGCTGGACATTCCGGGGCGGTGGGGTCGGGTGGACGCGCTGGGCCGCAGCCGGACCCAGCGCGACGAGCCGACCCGGCCGGAGTGAGCCGGTACGCTCAGCCCGCGCAACCGCTGGTCGCAGCGACCCGTACCCCGTCCGGGCGCAGGTCGGCCAGCACCGCCACGCCGCCGCGCCGGTAGGCGTACACCTCGGGGGTTTCCACGACCGGCGTGCCGCCCGCCAGCGACGCGAGTGCGGCCTGCGGCGACTTACCCGGCTCGCCCACGCCGGACCAGGCGGTACGGGCGACCCCGCCGCCGGGGCAGGGCGCGGTCACCGCCAACTCGCTGCCGGCTCCCGCGCCACCGAGGGCGCGCAGCGCCTCGGCCAGCCCGCCGACCTCGGCACCGGCACCGGCATCGCCCGGTCCGGGCCGGTCGTATCCGTCTCCGATCGGCCGGCAGCCGGTGTCGACGGCCAACCGGATCCGACCGTCGGTGACCGGACGCCCCTGCACGACGACGAACTCGCCCGCGTCGGCACGCAGCCGCGGCCCGTCGGGGGTGACCCGGACGCCGGCCCGCCACTTCGCGGGCAGCCGCTCGGCGATCCGCTCCAGCACGGCCCGCTCCTCGCCGCCGGGCACCGCCAGTTCGACCTCGCGGCTCAGCGTCGCGCCGTCAGCGAACGGGGTGACCCGGCAGCCCCGGTGCACCTCTGGCGGGACCATCGCCGGCACCCCGTCGGACGCCGCCGCGACCAGTTCGCCGATCGCACCGTCGACCACCGGACCGGCCTCGGTCAGGGTCCGCTGCTCCCGGACGGTCGGCGGGTCGTTGCGGGTGGAGAACCAGGTGAGACCGGCGAGCAGCACCGCCCAGGCCACGGTCAGCGCGACCAGCCAGCCCGGCCAGCGCGGACCCGCCGCCGGTGGCCGGGAATCTGTGGGTGGGACGTACCCCATCTGAACTGCGCCGCTCACCGGGCCATGGTGTCACGCCCGGCGCGGCGGTCAGCTGTCGGCGGGGTCCGGTGGTTCCGCGTCCGGATCTCGACCATCGACCGGTTCGGGTGGCGCGCTCAGTCGGTAGCCAACCCCCCGGACGGTCTGCACCTGCGGCCCGTCGGGCAGGGCGCGTAGCTTGCGCCGGAGTCGCTTCACGGCCGAGTGCAGGATCGCCGTGTCACCCAGGTACGCGCCGCCCCAGACGGAGGCGAAGAGCCGTTCGTAGCTCCACAGGGTGACCGGTGGTTCGGCCAGCCGGGCCAGCAGTTCCCGCTCGGTACGGGTCAGCCCCAGCGGTACGCCCCGCCAGGTGACCAGGTGGCCGGCCCGGTCGACCACGAGGTCGCGCCAACTGCCCGAGCGTTGCGCCCACGCATCGCTGGTTGCGCCGTCCGGTGTTCCGGTCTCCATCGGCGGGGCCGGAAACATCGCGCGGAGCTGGGCCAGGTCCGCGCAGATCACCAGTGGACCCACCCCGTCGAGACGCTGCACCACCCGCTGCCGGACGGAGGCGTCGGAGCTGACGCAGACCAGAATCGGAATCTCTCCACCGGACACGCTGCCTCCCCGAGAGTACTGCGCTGACCTGCGACTTCTCGCCCGTCGACAAAGACGGCCACCGATGGCGCCCGCCACTCAGACTAACGGTCAGGATTGCGACCCGTCACTGACCGAGTACTGACCGACGCCGCCCATTGATCACCGGCCACCCCGGGCAAGAGCATGACTCTCAGCGGGCAGGCGCTCACCAGGAGCCACCCACATCGCGCTGACCGCTCCGCGACGGCATGCCCGGCGCGCGGATGTGCGGGCCCGAAGAGATCGGGACCGACGACGTGGGGGAGGAAGCTTGTTCACCACACGATCCACCCGCTGGCGGGCGGTGGCGCTGCTGACCGCTGCCGTGCTGGGCGGCACCGCCCAGCCCGCGCTCGCCGCGCCGGCACCGGGGCCGGCACCGCATCGGGCCGCCGTCGATGCGGGGCTGCTCGATCGGCTGGACACCGCACCGACCGCGACCTTCATGGTGTACCTGCGGGAGACCGCCCCGCTCGCCCAGGCGACCGCGCTGCCTGACCCCGACGGCCGGGCCCGCGCGGTGCATCAACTGCTCACCAGCACGGCCACCCGGACCCAGCGCGACCTGCGGGCGGTCCTGGACGAGCGGAAGGTGCCGCACACCGGGTACTGGATCGCCAACGCGCTGCGGGTCGAGGGCGACAAGGCGCTGGTCGAGGAGATCGCGCGCCGGCCCGAGGTGGCCCGGATCGCCCCGAGCCGCAGCTACCGTCTGGTGCGGCCCACCCCCACCGAGACCGCGCGGGCCCGGACCGCCGCCGTCGAATGGGGGCTGACAAACATCGGTGCACCTCAGGTATGGGACGAGTTCGGTGACCGGGGCGAGGGTGTCGTGGTGGCGAACATCGACACCGGCGTCCGGTACGACCACCCCGCGCTTGTCGGCTCCTACCGCGGCAACACCGGCGGCGGCTTCGACCACGCCTACAACTGGTTCGACCCGGCCGGGGTCTGCCCCACCGCCGCGCCCTGCGACAACGACGACCACGGCACCCACACCATGGGCACGATGGTCGGCGACGACGGTGCCGGCAACCAGATCGGCGTCGCGCCGGGCGCGCGGTGGATCGCCGCCAAGGGCTGCGAGTCCGACGAGTGCACCGACGCCTCCCTGCTCGCCGCCGGCCAGTGGGTGCTCGCTCCGACCGATGCCAGCGGGCGCAATCCACGGCCCGACCTGCGGCCCGACATCGTCAACAACTCGTGGGGCGGTGACGGCGGTGACGCCTGGTACCAGCAGACCGTCACCGCCTGGCGGGCGGCCGGCATCTTCCCGGTCTTCTCCGCCGGCAACGACGGCCCGGCCTGCGGCAGCGCCGGTTCGCCCGGCGACTACCCGGACTCGTACGCGGTCGGGGCGTACGACGTCAACGGCAACATCGCCAGCTTCTCCGGCCGCGGTTCCGGTGCCGATCCACTGAATCCGAACATCGCCGCGCCGGGCAGCGGCATCCGTTCCAGCGTCCGGAGCGGCGGATACGCCACGATGAGCGGCACCTCGATGGCCGCCCCACACGTCGCCGGCACGGTGGCGCTGCTCTGGTCGGCGGCACCCGGCCTGCGCGGCGACCTCGACGCCACGGAGGAGTTGCTGGACCGGACCGCCCGCGACGTCGACGCCACCACCTGCGGCGGCACCCCGGCCGACAACAACGTCTTCGGCGAGGGTCGGCTCGACGCGTACGCGGCGGTGCGGGAGGCACCCCGCAGCGGGTCCGGCCGGGTCACCGGCGTGGTCAGCGACGCGCGTACCGGCGACCCGGTAGCCGGCGCGACCGTGACCGCTGACACCCGCAGCACCACCACCGGCCCCGACGGCCGGTACGCACTGAGCCTGCCGACCGGCGAGACCGCCCTGGCGGTACGTGCCTACGGCTACGCCGGTCAGTCGGCGACCGTCACCGTGCCCGAGGGCGGTGCCGTCACCCAGCACTTCGCCCTGTTCGCGGCAACGACGGTGACGGTACGCGGCAAGGTCACCGACGGCTCCGGCCACGGCTGGCCGCTGTACGCGAAGATCGAGGTGGCCGGGCGTCCCGGCACGGTCTTCACCGACCCGGTCACCGGCCGCTACTCCTTCACCGTGCCGAGCGACTCGTCGTACCGGCTCACCGTCACCGCCCGGTACCCGGGCTATCGCACCGTCGTCCGCGAGGTGTCGGTCGGCGACGACACCACCACGGTCGACGTGACCGTGCCGGTCGACGCGGCCTGCACCGCTGCCGGCTACACCGGCAGGTTCGGCGAGCCGCTGCTGCGTGAGGCGTTCGACGATGCGAGCGCCCCGGCAAGCTGGACGGTCACCAACCGCACCGCCTCCGGTGGTTGGGTCTTCGACGACCCGCGTTCCCGGGGCAACCTCACCGGCGGTTCCGGTCGCTTCGCCATCATCGACAGCGATGCCCTGGGCAGCGGCAACAGCCAGGACACCGACCTGATCACGCCGCCGCTGGACCTGACCGGGGCCGCCGCGCCGGTGCTGCGGTTCCGCAGCGACTGGCGGGCGGTCGGCATCAGCGACACGGCCGACATCGACGTCTCCACCGACGCCGGGGCCAACTGGACAAACGTCTGGCACCAGACCGCCAGCCGGCGCGGCCCCCGGGTCGAGGAGGTGCCGCTGACCGTGGCGGGCAACGCCTCCGCCGCCCTGGTCCGCTTCCGCTTCAAGGGCACCTTCGCCTGGTGGTGGCAGGTGGACGACGTGGAGGTGGTCAACCGCGAGTGCTCGCCGGTGCCCGGCGGCCTGGTCGTCGGTACCACCACCGACCGCACCACGGGTGCCGCTCTCAACGGGGTGAGCGTGGTCAGCGACGACCGGCCAGCGGACCGGGCGGTGTCGGCGGCCACGCCGGAGGACGCGGGCGAACCGGACGGCTTCTACTGGCTCTTCTCCGGTCTGACCGGCAGCCACCCGTTCACCGCAAGCCGGACGCCGTACCAGCCGGCAACGGCCGACGGGGCGGTCACCGCGGACGGGGTACGTCGGGCCGACTTCGCGCTCGCCGCCGGCCGGTTGACCGTCAGCCCGACCAGCATCGAGTCGCATCAGCCGTACGGCAGCACCCGCACCACCCGGTTGACCGTGCGCAACACCGGAACCGCGCCGGCCGAGGTGGAGTTGTTGGACCGCTCCGGCCGGTTCGAATTGCTCAACCAGGATGGCGCACCGCTGCGTGAGCAGAAGGTGAAGGGCATCAGCAAGACCCGGACCGGCACCGCGTACGGCGGGTCGACGCCCGAGGTCGGACCGGCCGCCGCGGACAGCTGGGACGAGATCGCCCGGCTGCCGGCAGCGATCTACGACAACGCGGCGGTGTGGTTGGACGGGAAGGTCTACTCGGTCGGCGGTGGCGGTAGCACCGGCACCGAGCGCAAGGCATGGGCGTACGACCCCGGGGCGAACGCCTGGAGCGCCCTGCCCGACCTACCGACGGCGCGCTCGAAGCCGGCCGTGGCAGCGATCGACGGCAAGCTCTACGTGATCGGCGGTTGGGCGACAAGCGACGTCAACGCCACGGTCGACGTCTTCGACCCGGCCGTCGGCACCTGGCACACCCTGCCCGGTGCGACAAACCCGGCACCGACGGCGGCGGCCGGCATGGCCGTGGTCGGCGGAAAGGTGTACCTGGTGGGTGGCTGTGCCGACACCAGTTGCACGGACTCCGACCAGTTGGTGGTCTTCGATCCGGCGACCGGCTCGTTCGCCACCCGCGCCGCGTACCCGCACCCGGTCTCCTGGCTGTCCTGCGGCGGAATCGGTGCCGCGGTCTACTGCGCGGGCGGCACGGGCAGCACCGAGTACAGCGACGCCTACCGGTACGACCCGGCCAGCGACACCTGGAGCCCGCTGCCCGCACTCCCCCTGGAACTGTGGGGCTCGCAGTACGCGGCGGCCGGCGGAATGCTGGTGCTGGCCGGTGGCGTGACGGCGGCGTCGACCACGGTCACCAACCGCACCGTCGGCTTCGATCCGGCCACCGGGGCCTGGCGTGACCTGCCGAACGCCCGGTTTGCCCGGTACCGGGGCGCTGCCGCCTGCGGCGCGTACAAGGTCGGCGGCTCGCCAAGTTCCTTTGTGGGCAGCGCGGACAGCGAGCGGCTCGGCGGCCTGGAACTCTGCGCGGCCGACGCCGACCTGCCCTGGCTCAGCGGCGCACCGACCACCTTCACCCTGGCCCCGGGCGCTTCCCGGACGGTCACCGTGACGCTCACCGCCACCGCCGAGGCGGGCGTCGCCCAACCGGGTCGGTACGGCGGCGAACTGGCCTTCGTCTCGGACACCCCGTACCCGGTCACCCCGGTGTCGGTGGCGATGAACGTGTCACCGCCGGCCAGTTGGGGCAAGATCCAGGGCACCGTCACCGGCACCACCTGTGGTGGCGTGACCGTCGGCATCCCGGCGACCGTCCGGGTGAACCTGATCTCGACCGGCACCGGCACCACGCTCACCGCAGGCAGCAACGGCCGGTACGCCTGGTGGCTGCCGAAGGGCCGGTACGAGGTGATCGTGGCCAAGGACGGCTGGGTGCCGCAGGTGCGGCGCCACCAGATCGAGGCGGGCATCGTCGGCACCCTCGACTTCGCCCTGGAACCGGCCGCCACCTGCACCAGAGCAACCGGCATCTGATCCCGTCAACACACCTGGTGGCCGTCGACCCGTCCCGGGCCGGCGGCCACCTTCGCCGTATCACCTACCTGAACGATTGTCGCGAAGGCGACAGGACCGCACCCGTACGGACCACTCAATCGATCACTGTTAGTGGCAAGACTTATGCGGTCTGTCGAATTCGGCGCAGGAAGGCGATGTGGCACTGACAGCGACTTCGCCGCCAGCGAGAGGAGCAACGATGGGCACGGCCATCGTGAAGACTCCCGAAGAGCTGCGAGCATGGCGCGACCGTCTCCTGGAGCGCGTTCATATGTCCAAGGAGACGCTGTACGACCTGGGTCGGAATTTCGAGCTGCGCCCCGACGAGCGCAGCGTTTACGAGATGGTCCGATCGATCGACTATCTGCTCGACGATGACGAGAGCTGACAACAGCGTCTCCACCGGTCTGATCAGACTCGCGAGCGAGTTCGCGGACATTCAGCTACTCCCGGCGGTCCGTGACGCGCCGGCGGTCGCCGCCAAGGCACTTGAAGATCTTGACTACAAGGTTGTTCCGCCAGCCTCCGCGCCGTCGTCGAACGTGAGCGTGGAATCCGTGGCTGGCCAAGCGGGCCTACAGCTACTGGATGTACCAGGCGGTGATCCGGCGCATCCAGAGCCACTTCAACGTGATGAACTGCATCTCCGGCTCCAACTCGATCTACCGGACCGAGTTGCTGGACCTGCTCCTGCCCCAGCAGCCGCCCTACATCGTGGATGACACGTACTGGGTGCTGGAGACCCACCGGCGCAACCTCGGCAAGGTCGTCTACGCGCCCCGCGCGCTGGCCCAGTTGCAGGACCCGACCACGTTGCCCGACTGGTACCGGCAGAACCTGCGCTGGATGTGGGGGACTTTCCAAGGGATCATCGGCCATCGGGTCGGCCGGCACACCACCCGCTTCGACTTCGCGTACGTCCTGCTGATGCTGCACTGGCTGCTCTACGTGGCCGGTGGCCCGCTGACCCTCTGGCTGCTCGCCACCGCCGGCCCAGGGCTGCTGTTCGGGCTGCTGTTCATGCTTGCCGGCCACGCGATGTGGGTGCTGCTCGCAGCGTGGCGGCTGCGGCATCGGCAGCTGCCCCTCTTCCTCCCCTTGATCATCGTCGCCGACCTGTTGTACCGGGTGATCCTCGTACACGCACTGGTGAAGGCGTTCCGTCAGCCAACTGTCGACAGGTGCGTCTGGGACTCCCCGGCCCGCATCGCCGTCGGTTCGACAAGGTGAGGGAGGTGAGAACATGTCCGCGCACCAGGACCTCCCACTGACCGGGGCTTCGACAGCCGCCGTCGGCCTGGTCGGCAGCATCCTGCTGGGGCTCGGCGCCCTGCTGGTGACCGTCGCCAGGTGGGGTGCCAAGACCCGCCGCAAGATCGGCTGATCCCGCCTACCGGCATCGCCGGGTCAGGAAAATGCGGTACGGCCGGCCGCCGGTTACGACACCGGCGGCCCGTGCCGTTCAGGGCCTACGCAGCCAGGTGCTCGGATCAGTCACGAACACTCCCTTGCCCTGCCGTCGATCAATTACCCCGAGGGCTTCCAGCCGCACGTTGACGAGCTGGATCGTGGACGGGCTGACCTGGAATTGCTCGCAGAGGCGAGCGATTGAGGGCAGCTTGCCGCCCGGCTTGTACTTTCCCGATCTGACATCAGCGATGATCTCGTCGGAGATGCGGATGTAATCCGGCGTCGATGGCATGGCACTCCTCGCGTGGCACCTCCAATTCGATCACGAGGAATACAAGAGCGACAAGCTTCTCCACTTCCTTGCATACCTTGCCTTCCTCATATAAGTTGACGAAGAGTGCTCCTCGCGTGGCAACGAGTAGGGCTCAATCCCCCGGTCGGGGTGGGTCGGGCAGCGATCCACCCCGACTCCGGCCCGGAAGGGGTGATCGACATGAGGGAAGCCGGCACCGACGAGCCGCCACGTTTCGTCGTACACCTGACGCTGCGGGCGACCGACCTGGCCGCCGCGCACCTGCTCGCCCGAGCGCTCACCCGCTCCCTCGGGTTTCTACCCGAGTTGGTGCTGGGCGAGACGACGATCTCCGTGGCGGGCGCCCTGGACGTACAGCATCAGGTCTTCTGCGACCGGTTGATGGATCGTGGCCGGCGCTGCCAGCTCCGGCCCGACCACGACGGCGCCTGCTCCCACCGCCTCCTACGTCCCCGACCCGGGTCCCCCGCCCTGCTGACCCGCCGGCCGCCAGCAATCACCTGACCCGGGGCGAGGCAGGGCAGAAAGTGCCGGAGACGGCTCGTGGCCCGCATCCCCAAGCGGGGATACGGGCCACGTGGCTGATCAGAGCGTGGGTCAGTCGGTGACCGTGACGGTCACCTCGTGGACGCCGCGATCCGCAGTCACGGCGGCGTCGCCGTTGCCGTGCCGGGAGAGCGCCCGCAGGGTCCAGTTGCCCGGAGCGGCGAAGAACCGGAACTGACCGGCCGGCGAGGTCACCACCTCGGCGGTGAACTCACCTGTCGAGTCGAGCAGACGGACGTACGCGCCCGGCACCACGTCGCCCTGGGCGGAGCGGACGACACCGGTGATGACGGTCTCCTTCTCCAGGTCGATGCTGGCGGGCAGCGGGGCGGCCTGGTCCGGGGCCGCGCAGCCGGCGGCGGTCGGTGCAGTCATCTCAGGCCTCCCCCGGCTCGTCGCCGAGCGCCACCGGCAC
This DNA window, taken from Micromonospora sp. FIMYZ51, encodes the following:
- a CDS encoding winged helix-turn-helix domain-containing protein, which codes for MPSTPDYIRISDEIIADVRSGKYKPGGKLPSIARLCEQFQVSPSTIQLVNVRLEALGVIDRRQGKGVFVTDPSTWLRRP
- a CDS encoding glycosyltransferase family 2 protein, producing MYQAVIRRIQSHFNVMNCISGSNSIYRTELLDLLLPQQPPYIVDDTYWVLETHRRNLGKVVYAPRALAQLQDPTTLPDWYRQNLRWMWGTFQGIIGHRVGRHTTRFDFAYVLLMLHWLLYVAGGPLTLWLLATAGPGLLFGLLFMLAGHAMWVLLAAWRLRHRQLPLFLPLIIVADLLYRVILVHALVKAFRQPTVDRCVWDSPARIAVGSTR
- a CDS encoding DUF1416 domain-containing protein; its protein translation is MTAPTAAGCAAPDQAAPLPASIDLEKETVITGVVRSAQGDVVPGAYVRLLDSTGEFTAEVVTSPAGQFRFFAAPGNWTLRALSRHGNGDAAVTADRGVHEVTVTVTD
- a CDS encoding S8 family serine peptidase; translation: MFTTRSTRWRAVALLTAAVLGGTAQPALAAPAPGPAPHRAAVDAGLLDRLDTAPTATFMVYLRETAPLAQATALPDPDGRARAVHQLLTSTATRTQRDLRAVLDERKVPHTGYWIANALRVEGDKALVEEIARRPEVARIAPSRSYRLVRPTPTETARARTAAVEWGLTNIGAPQVWDEFGDRGEGVVVANIDTGVRYDHPALVGSYRGNTGGGFDHAYNWFDPAGVCPTAAPCDNDDHGTHTMGTMVGDDGAGNQIGVAPGARWIAAKGCESDECTDASLLAAGQWVLAPTDASGRNPRPDLRPDIVNNSWGGDGGDAWYQQTVTAWRAAGIFPVFSAGNDGPACGSAGSPGDYPDSYAVGAYDVNGNIASFSGRGSGADPLNPNIAAPGSGIRSSVRSGGYATMSGTSMAAPHVAGTVALLWSAAPGLRGDLDATEELLDRTARDVDATTCGGTPADNNVFGEGRLDAYAAVREAPRSGSGRVTGVVSDARTGDPVAGATVTADTRSTTTGPDGRYALSLPTGETALAVRAYGYAGQSATVTVPEGGAVTQHFALFAATTVTVRGKVTDGSGHGWPLYAKIEVAGRPGTVFTDPVTGRYSFTVPSDSSYRLTVTARYPGYRTVVREVSVGDDTTTVDVTVPVDAACTAAGYTGRFGEPLLREAFDDASAPASWTVTNRTASGGWVFDDPRSRGNLTGGSGRFAIIDSDALGSGNSQDTDLITPPLDLTGAAAPVLRFRSDWRAVGISDTADIDVSTDAGANWTNVWHQTASRRGPRVEEVPLTVAGNASAALVRFRFKGTFAWWWQVDDVEVVNRECSPVPGGLVVGTTTDRTTGAALNGVSVVSDDRPADRAVSAATPEDAGEPDGFYWLFSGLTGSHPFTASRTPYQPATADGAVTADGVRRADFALAAGRLTVSPTSIESHQPYGSTRTTRLTVRNTGTAPAEVELLDRSGRFELLNQDGAPLREQKVKGISKTRTGTAYGGSTPEVGPAAADSWDEIARLPAAIYDNAAVWLDGKVYSVGGGGSTGTERKAWAYDPGANAWSALPDLPTARSKPAVAAIDGKLYVIGGWATSDVNATVDVFDPAVGTWHTLPGATNPAPTAAAGMAVVGGKVYLVGGCADTSCTDSDQLVVFDPATGSFATRAAYPHPVSWLSCGGIGAAVYCAGGTGSTEYSDAYRYDPASDTWSPLPALPLELWGSQYAAAGGMLVLAGGVTAASTTVTNRTVGFDPATGAWRDLPNARFARYRGAAACGAYKVGGSPSSFVGSADSERLGGLELCAADADLPWLSGAPTTFTLAPGASRTVTVTLTATAEAGVAQPGRYGGELAFVSDTPYPVTPVSVAMNVSPPASWGKIQGTVTGTTCGGVTVGIPATVRVNLISTGTGTTLTAGSNGRYAWWLPKGRYEVIVAKDGWVPQVRRHQIEAGIVGTLDFALEPAATCTRATGI
- a CDS encoding winged helix-turn-helix domain-containing protein, which codes for MSGGEIPILVCVSSDASVRQRVVQRLDGVGPLVICADLAQLRAMFPAPPMETGTPDGATSDAWAQRSGSWRDLVVDRAGHLVTWRGVPLGLTRTERELLARLAEPPVTLWSYERLFASVWGGAYLGDTAILHSAVKRLRRKLRALPDGPQVQTVRGVGYRLSAPPEPVDGRDPDAEPPDPADS